ACAGGCGAAGACTTGAGGTCAAGCCTGGACTGACAGGAATATGGCAGGTAAGTGGGCGTTCTGAGATAGGATTCAAGCAGCAAGTGGAGCTGGATGTGCTCTACATTGAGAGCCACGGGTTCTGGTTGGATTTGAAGTTGATACTCAAGACAATACCAGCAGTTTTGACCGGAAAAGGGGCATACTAGGAAGATGAGCAAAGATCTGGAACTTCTTGGACTTTCCATTACCAACATCACCAAGGAAGAGGCTCTCGATCGCATTGATGCAACAAACGAGGGCCTGCATACCATGCACTTTGTGAATGCCCATTGTATCAACGTGGCTGCCAAGGATGCAGCGTATCATGCTATTCTTGCTAAAGCAGATGCCCTTTTTGCGGATGGTTCGGGTATTCGCCTTGCAGGTTCAACGCTTGGCTGCCCCATTGTCGATAATGTGAATGGAACTGATCTGTTTCCACTCCTCTGTTCACGATTTGCCAAGACAGGGAAGCGTATATTCCTTCTGGGTTCTGCTCCCGGGGTTGCTGAGAAAGCAGCTCGTTGGGCAGAGGAGTATACCGGCTCTTCCATTATTGCTGGCACGTATCATGGCTATTTCAAGTCAGCAGAGGAATCATCTGTGATCGAGGCAATCAATGCAAGTGGTGCTGACCTCCTGCTTGTTGCACTCGGTGTACCGCGCCAGGAGAAGTGGATAGAGTCAGTTCGATCCCTGTTGCAGGTCCCCCTCTGCATGGGCGTAGGGGCCCTGTTCGACTTCTATTCGGGCACGGTGAGCCGCGCACCGCTTTGGATGCGGAAAATTGGTTTGGAATGGGTCTGGCGTCTGCTCTTGGAACCCGGTAGAATGTGGCGCAGATATATTGTTGGGAATGTGGTGTTTATCGTCCGCCTTATGAAGTTGAAAATCAGGCAAGGAAGAAGGAGTGGATGAAGCAATGAATGTAGTATGTGATTTTACCGATTCTCCGTCGCTTTCCTCTTCGGGGAGTGAGCTTGATACATTGACCTGTTTTCTCCCCATCATGGGTAAACCATTCCTTCATCATCTCCTCGGATACATTGCTCGTCTTGGTGCAAAAAATCTGGCAATTTTCCTCTCTGATGATGCTGAGAAGTTTGAGCAGTTCATCGGGGATGGCGAGCGGTGGGGGATTGCTGTTACCTATCACTTGGTCAAACGGGGTGTTTCGGTCAAGGATCGGGTTGCAAAAGCTTCTCCATTTTCAGGTGATGAGCCTCTTCTCTGGTGCAATGCTCGCTACCTTCCTTGCTTGAAAGAGACCCATCTCAAAGACCCTGCAAGATTCCTCACACGTGAGGATGAGGAAACTGGTTGGTTTTACAGCAATGATACCGAGCCGTCTTCGCTTCCCTCCACCCAGCTTGAAGCGCTCTGTGTTACCGATGCCAAGGCATATTTGAAGACAGTGGAGAATGTCCTCTCCAGAAATGGAGGGACCTTGATCGTACTGGGCAAGGAACTACGTGAGGGTGTTTGGGTAGGAGCAGGTACCAAGATGCATCCCTCCTGCACAATTATCGCACCGGTTTACATCGGCAGCCAGGTCAATCTTGGGGAGAATACCGTAATCGGTCCCCGTTGTGAGATAGGGGACGGGTGTATCATTGATGATGGAAGCAGTATCATTGAATCCTCAGTGCTTAGTGGCAGCTATGTGGGAAAAAACCTTGAGGTACGCCGTTGTGTCGTCAATCAGAACACCATTTTCAATGTTGCTTTGGATAGCGCGTATGTAGCCAGTGATGCAATTCTGACATCCTCGGTTGAGCAGGAAGAACGATCACATAATCTGCTCAGGGTGAGTTTGGCATCTCGCTTTATTGCGTTAATCCTGGCACTCCTTACCTCCCCGATACTGTTGGTATTGCTTGGTATCAATCGGTTTGTATACCGTCGAAAGCGTGAGAAACTCTCAGTCTTGGCAATTCCCCAAATCGATGAAGGAAAGAAGCGGACCATTACCATCTCTACCCTCCGCAGACGTTCCGAGAAAAAGGGAGGGATCAGGTGGCACGCCAGGTGGATCCTTCTGCTTGGGCTCTGGCAAGTGGTTCTAGGGAAAGCACGTTTCTGCGGGGTACCGTTTCGTACCATCGAGGATTTTGAAAAATTATCCAAGGAGTGGCAACAGCTCTACCTTTCCAGCAAGCCAGGCATCATCACTGAGGCAGATATCCTCTATGAAGAGTATCCTGAGGAGGAGATGCTCTTCTCCTCAGAGATGTACTACCATGTTGTCGATTCCTTCTCTTACAATGCGAAGCTGATAGCCCGCTATATCAAAGGTTTGTTCAGGTAAGATCAGTTGCAGGTTATCCACACACGCAAGAAGGATTCGACCTTCTCTTGCCATAGCTTGCTCTCTGTCTTTCCTTCAAAGAGAAGGATTCCCAGCATGCCATACAGTCTTTCACGTGGATAACGCCAGGATAGTTTTCCCAACCTTGCTTGCTTTACCAGGTTCCTTGCCAGCAGGGGGAAGTGGTGTTGTAGTGGTTCACGGATAAACCCATCCTTTGCGTAGGCATAGATATCTTTCCAGCTCCTATTGGTACGCTCCATCTCTGTTTGCAGGAAGACCTTTACCCAGAGGTTTGCCATCTCTTTGAGATCTTCCAGGGAAGGCACGCGGTGGGAATCGTCTGGTTGCACCTTGAAGTCAGCAGCTCGCTGATAGAGTTCCATGATCTTGGGGGAGGGAAGCTGGGTTAAAAATCCAATCTGTTCCCTTCGATAGGAGAGCGGTGGCTTATACACCGAAGCGGAGATAAGGAGTGCATCACCCAAGGCAAGTGCACACTTCTGGTAATTTCGACGGATGAAGTCCGGATCTTCACTTCGCTTCATTTGAGTCTCTTTCATCGCCTGCAGAAGTCCTGAGCCACGATTCAGAAGAAGTCTTGCTGCCTCTGTCTTCGGCAGTGGTTGCATCATCGACTTACTCATCGTCTTCATGAGTATATCAGGTTCCCCATAGATAACCTTGTGCCCATCGAGAAGGTCCTGCCACATGAGGGTATGAGGTAGCTTGGACAGCGTTGCATAGGGAAGAGGCTTGCCGATATCTACATCAATACCCAG
This sequence is a window from uncultured Sphaerochaeta sp.. Protein-coding genes within it:
- a CDS encoding WecB/TagA/CpsF family glycosyltransferase — protein: MSKDLELLGLSITNITKEEALDRIDATNEGLHTMHFVNAHCINVAAKDAAYHAILAKADALFADGSGIRLAGSTLGCPIVDNVNGTDLFPLLCSRFAKTGKRIFLLGSAPGVAEKAARWAEEYTGSSIIAGTYHGYFKSAEESSVIEAINASGADLLLVALGVPRQEKWIESVRSLLQVPLCMGVGALFDFYSGTVSRAPLWMRKIGLEWVWRLLLEPGRMWRRYIVGNVVFIVRLMKLKIRQGRRSG
- a CDS encoding NDP-sugar synthase; the protein is MDEAMNVVCDFTDSPSLSSSGSELDTLTCFLPIMGKPFLHHLLGYIARLGAKNLAIFLSDDAEKFEQFIGDGERWGIAVTYHLVKRGVSVKDRVAKASPFSGDEPLLWCNARYLPCLKETHLKDPARFLTREDEETGWFYSNDTEPSSLPSTQLEALCVTDAKAYLKTVENVLSRNGGTLIVLGKELREGVWVGAGTKMHPSCTIIAPVYIGSQVNLGENTVIGPRCEIGDGCIIDDGSSIIESSVLSGSYVGKNLEVRRCVVNQNTIFNVALDSAYVASDAILTSSVEQEERSHNLLRVSLASRFIALILALLTSPILLVLLGINRFVYRRKREKLSVLAIPQIDEGKKRTITISTLRRRSEKKGGIRWHARWILLLGLWQVVLGKARFCGVPFRTIEDFEKLSKEWQQLYLSSKPGIITEADILYEEYPEEEMLFSSEMYYHVVDSFSYNAKLIARYIKGLFR